One region of Triticum aestivum cultivar Chinese Spring chromosome 6B, IWGSC CS RefSeq v2.1, whole genome shotgun sequence genomic DNA includes:
- the LOC123136292 gene encoding DNA repair protein RAD5A, with translation MAKKGERAEQVAAVRAVLGEETPEMDIIRALHMAGDDPTKTINILLDLHHNLPPPPSPSPSPPPQPPPVQPTKPPSKSIPPPKTPAQPKPPAAATGKPRPKSKPPPTGGGEHWWLVGSAEMAGLSTCKGRRIAAGEPVTFSFPNSATAAASGKGRPGRFALASCTSEIMRFSTPTHGEVGRIPNEWARCLLPLLKEGKVKVEALCKSAPEVLSIMDTVLLSASIYINSSMFRDQKQSLPKATRAATEDSTFHPLPALFKVIGITPFMKAAFTPEDLYSRKRPIERKSSNGEPATKLTSEKVKLSSSGNEDDHAEGTVSDSDLDVIIGISDSSALEERDPPEALQCDLRPYQKQALHWMLQLEKGSCSQDAATTLHPCWEAYKLEDKREFVLYLNVFSGDATTEFPSTLQLARGGILADAMGLGKTIMTIGLLLSDSSKGCVTTQHSTQISGEASGLGETPIQSLDSVKNLASPFSFSKLRKPKAPLIGGGNLVICPMTLLSQWKAEIEAHTKPNSLNIYVHYGQSRPKEASFIGQNDIVLTTYGVVASEFSTESFTENGGLYSVHWFRIVLDEAHMIKSSKSLISQAAAALTADRRWCLTGTPIQNNLEDLYSLFRFLKVEPWRNWALWNKLVQKPFEEGDERGLKLVQTILKPVMLRRTKNSTDKEGRPILTLPPANIEVKYCDLSESEKDFYEALFRRSKVKFDQFVEQGKVLHNYASILELLLRLRQCCDHPFLVMSRGDTQEFADLNKLAKRFLHGGNSNVNGDSSSLPSKAYIEEVVQELRKGEGECPICLEAFEDAVLTPCAHRLCRECILSSWQSPAAGLCPVCRKSMTKQDLITAPTNSRFQIDVEKNWVESSKISFLLEELESLRSSGAKSIVFSQWTAFLDLLEIPLSRHGISFTRLDGTLNLQQREKVIREFSEDKRILVLLMSLKAGGVGINLTAASNAFVMDPWWNPAVEEQAVMRIHRIGQTKSVSIKRFIVKGTVEERMEAVQARKQRMISGALTDQEFRTARLEELKMLFS, from the exons ATGGCGAAGAAGGGCGAGAGAGCAGAGCAGGTGGCGGCGGTGCGCGCGGTGCTCGGCGAGGAGACGCCGGAGATGGACATCATCCGCGCGCTCCACATGGCCGGCGACGACCCCACCAAGACCATCAACATCCTCCTCGACCTCCACCAcaacctgccgccgccgccgtcgccgtcgccgtcgcccccgccccaGCCCCCGCCGGTCCAACCCACCAAACCCCCTAGCAAATCGATCCCGCCGCCCAAAACCCCTGCGCAGCCgaagccgccggcggcggcgactggGAAACCTAGGCCCAAGTCCAAACCCCCACCCACCGGCGGGGGCGAGCACTGGTGGCTGGTGGGGAGCGCCGAGATGGCCGGCCTGTCCACCTGCAAGGGCAGGCGCATCGCCGCCGGGGAACCGGTTACCTTCTCGTTCCCCAACTCCGCGACCGCAGCCGCCTCGGGCAAGGGCCGTCCTGGTCGCTTTGCCCTCGCTTCCTGCACCTCGGAGATTATGCGCTTCTCAACCCCGACCCACGGGGAG GTCGGCCGCATCCCCAACGAGTGGGCTCGGTGTCTGCTACCCCTTCTCAAGGAGGGGAAGGTCAAAGTGGAGGCCCTGTGCAAATCCGCTCCTGAGGTTCTTAGCATCATGGACACCGTCCTCTTGTCTGCTAG TATATACATCAACAGCTCCATGTTCCGTGATCAAAAGCAGTCACTGCCCAAGGCAACGCGTGCTGCTACGGAGGACTCCACATTCCATCCACTCCCCGCACTTTTCAAAGTCATCGGGATTACCCCTTTTATGAAG GCTGCATTTACTCCAGAAGATCTCTATTCCAGAAAGCGACCAATTGAAAGAAAG AGCAGTAACGGGGAGCCAGCCACAAAGTTGACATCTGAGAAAGTGAAATTATCTTCCAGCGGAAATGAAGATGATCATGCTGAAGGAACTGTTTCAGATTCAGATTTGGATGTTATAATTGGAATCTCAGACAGTTCTGCACTGGAG GAGAGGGATCCGCCTGAGGCTCTGCAGTGCGATCTGCGCCCTTATCAGAAGCAGGCCCTTCATTGGATGCTGCAGCTTGAGAAAGGCAGTTGCTCCCAGGATGCAGCTACAACCCTTCACCCTTGTTGGGAGGCATATAAGCTTGAAGACAA GAGGGAATTTGTTTTGTACTTGAATGTATTTTCAGGAGATGCCACCACTGAATTTCCTAGTACATTACAGCTTGCTAGAGGAGGG ATTCTGGCAGATGCGATGGGACTAGGGAAAACTATTATGACGATAGGTCTTCTTCTCTCTGATTCTAGCAAAGGATGCGTCACAACTCAGCATAGTACTCAGATCTCTGGAGAAGCTAGTGGGCTGGGTGAAACTCCTATTCAGTCCCTTGATTCCGTGAAGAATCTAGCTAGCCCTTTTTCTTTTAGCAAGCTCAGGAAACCTAAGGCCCCACTGATTGGAGGTGGAAATCTAGTTATCTGCCCGATGACACTACTGAGTCAGTGGAAG GCAGAGATTGAAGCTCATACAAAACCGAATTCTTtgaatatatatgttcattatgGCCAAAGCAGACCAAAGGAAGCAAGCTTTATTGGTCAGAATGATATTGTCCTGACCACCTATGGTGTCGTGGCATCAGAATTTTCAACCGAG AGTTTTACAGAAAATGGTGGCCTCTACTCTGTTCACTGGTTTAGAATTGTGCTTGATGAGGCGCACATGATAAAGTCATCTAAAAGTTTAATATCCCAAGCTGCTGCTGCTCTTACTGCTGATCGGCGATGGTGTCTTACTGGTACACCAATTCAG AACAACTTGGAGGATCTATACAGCCTTTTTAGGTTTCTGAAGGTTGAACCATGGAGAAACTGGGCCCT GTGGAATAAACTTGTACAAAAACCATTTGAAGAAGGTGATGAAAGAGGCTTAAAGCTAGTGCAGACCATTTTAAAGCCAGTAATGTTGAGGAGAACTAAAAATAGCACAGACAAGGAGGGCAG ACCAATCCTTACTCTACCCCCGGCAAATATTGAAGTGAAATATTGTGATCTATCAGAGTCTGAGAAGGACTTCTATGAAGCTCTGTTTCGACGATCTAAG GTGAAATTTGATCAGTTTGTGGAGCAAGGGAAGGTCCTGCACAATTATGCTTCAATTTTGGAGTTGCTATTGCGCCTTAGGCAATGTTGTGACCATCCATTTCTTGTTATGAG TCGTGGAGATACACAGGAGTTTGCAGACCTCAATAAGCTTGCAAAGCGTTTCCTGCATGGTGGTAATAGTAATGTTAATGGGGATTCTTCTTCCCTTCCCTCTAAGGCTTACATTGAAGAGGTTGTCCAAGAGCTGCGGAAAGGTGAGGGGGAATGCCCTATTTGTCTGGAAGCCTTTGAGGATGCTGTGTTAACTCCCTGTGCTCATCGATTATGCCGAGAGTGTATTTTATCTAGTTGGCAGAGTCCAGCAGCAGGTCTTTGTCCTGTTTGTAG AAAGTCGATGACCAAGCAAGATCTTATTACTGCTCCAACTAACAGTCGCTTCCAAATTGATGTTGAGAAGAACTGGGTTGAATCTTCGAAGATATCTTTTCTTCTAGAGGAATTAGAATCTCTTCGCAGTTCAGGCGCCAAGAGTATCGTGTTTAGTCAGTGGACCGCATTTCTAGATCTCCTGGAAATTCCACTTTCCAG GCATGGCATCTCATTTACCAGACTGGATGGGACCTTAAATCTTCagcagagagagaaagtgatccgTGAGTTTTCTGAGGACAAACGGATTCTG GTTTTACTTATGTCTCTGAAGGCTGGTGGTGTTGGAATAAACCTCACCGCTGCCTCTAACGCGTTTGTCATG GACCCTTGGTGGAATCCTGCTGTTGAAGAACAAGCTGTCATGCGCATCCATCGAATTGGTCAAACGAAGAGTGTTTCTATCAAAAGATTCATTGTCAAG GGTACTGTTGAGGAAAGAATGGAAGCTGTACAGGCTCGTAAGCAGCGAATGATTTCCGGAGCATTGACGGACCAAGAATTCCGCACAGCACGTCTAGAAGAACTGAAGATGCTCTTCTCTTGA